In the genome of bacterium, one region contains:
- a CDS encoding DEAD/DEAH box helicase family protein: MELKEYQKKTLEQIKHYLDSLAEFKAKNDRLIKEDPELSINFPLKAWEKVVETAYHSRKNGLGKELPNFYLKIPTGGGKTILACHTIDLINRTYLKKQTGIVLWIVPTTQIYRQTLASLKNREHPYRQVLDISSAGRTIILEKTDILQGKKIDYQSKYLES, translated from the coding sequence ATGGAACTAAAAGAATATCAAAAAAAGACATTAGAACAGATTAAGCATTATCTTGACTCCCTTGCCGAATTTAAGGCAAAGAATGATAGACTAATAAAGGAAGACCCCGAACTGTCAATTAACTTTCCACTTAAAGCCTGGGAAAAGGTTGTTGAAACAGCCTATCATTCCAGGAAGAATGGCCTGGGTAAGGAATTGCCAAATTTCTACCTTAAGATTCCAACAGGTGGTGGCAAGACAATACTTGCCTGTCATACCATTGACTTAATAAATAGGACTTATCTAAAGAAACAAACAGGGATTGTCTTATGGATTGTGCCAACCACACAAATTTATAGGCAAACACTTGCCAGCTTAAAAAATCGTGAACATCCATATCGTCAGGTTTTGGATATTTCAAGTGCTGGCAGAACGATTATCTTAGAAAAAACAGATATACTGCAAGGGAAAAAGATAGACTATCAGAGCAAGTATTTAGAAAGCTGA